One Falco cherrug isolate bFalChe1 chromosome 11, bFalChe1.pri, whole genome shotgun sequence DNA window includes the following coding sequences:
- the PIGZ gene encoding GPI mannosyltransferase 4 isoform X2 codes for MTSGVTYWVIKSLQQLDICSSCITSYTLLVSPRFLFTIFSFILDYSVYQLAPLWEADPWKALVLLAGSYVTLVFYTRTFTNALEGLLFALLMVLVSSRKADGSLAEPTSSPLIGVITTAGFFNRPTFLAFALMPLLYWAGLIVDSQKSIKTVINHFLKLVLCACFTAIVFITADTFYFTSMGLNNLYSIKKSSLFDVIGHLNEKMIVTPFNFLSYNLNPRNLALHGSHPRVTHVTVNGIMLFGILHILAIVAGFKMLKKYIHQLIRVRFYYHGSSGLLVHSEGSPTLLLFYFVPLAFLSLFSHQEPRFLIPLILPLVLFSASQNRAMKWKHVIIIFNILGALLFGCLHQGGLIPCLFHLERLIHSPESSHHPGHYTLLFAHTYMPPRSLLNIKKRNTHIEVIDMAGSEEETLCQTLEQRANHFTCNDCHVFVIIPGTVRATITKCGVSFKNETLIFPHLSMEDPPQMPFLFSGDWRSQLGLYILQLDRRQQSL; via the coding sequence ATGACATCTGGAGTTACCTACTGGGTGATCAAGTCTTTGCAGCAGCTGGACATATGTTCAAGTTGCATCACCAGCTACACCCTTCTTGTATCACCTCGCTTTCTCTTTaccatcttttctttcatactTGACTACAGTGTTTATCAATTAGCTCCTCTCTGGGAAGCAGATCCATGGAAAGCTCTGGTACTTCTTGCTGGATCGTATGTCACACTGGTATTTTATACAAGAACGTTTACCAACGCGCTTGAAGGACTTCTCTTTGCTCTTCTCATGGTATTGGTTTCCTCAAGGAAGGCTGATGGCAGCTTGGCAGAGCCAACAAGCAGCCCTCTCATAGGTGTTATAACAACTGCTGGGTTTTTCAATAGGCCAACCTTTCTGGCATTTGCTCTAATGCCCCTGCTTTACTGGGCAGGTTTAATTGTTGATTCTCAAAAGAGCATTAAAACTGTCATAAACCACTTCTTGAAGCTTGTCCTATGCGCATGTTTTACTGCCATTGTTTTCATAACAGCCGACACCTTCTATTTTACCTCCATGGGCTTAAACAACCTCTACAGCATTAAAAAGAGCAGCCTATTTGATGTAATAGGtcatttaaatgagaaaatgatAGTAACTCCTTTCAATTTTCTCAGCTACAATCTTAATCCCCGTAATCTTGCACTGCACGGGAGTCACCCACGGGTTACACACGTTACAGTCAACGGAATAATGCTCTTTGGGATCTTACATATTCTGGCCAttgttgctggttttaaaatgttaaagaaatatATCCATCAATTAATACGGGTCAGATTTTATTACCATGGGTCATCTGGGCTATTGGTGCATTCTGAGGGCAGTCCAACAttactgctgttttattttgttcctttggcatttctctccctcttcagTCACCAAGAACCTCGTTTTCTCATTCCCCTCATCTTGCCATTAGTCCTGTTCAGTGCATCACAGAACAGAGCTATGAAGTGGAAACACgtcattattattttcaatattcttGGGGCTTTGCTGTTTGGGTGCTTACACCAGGGAGGACTGATACCATGTTTGTTTCACTTGGAGAGACTCATTCATTCTCCAGAGTCCTCACACCATCCAGGACACTATACTCTACTCTTTGCTCACACCTACATGCCTCCTAGGTCTCTGCTTAATATCAAGAAGAGAAACACGCATATAGAAGTCATTGATATGGCTGGGTCTGAAGAAGAAACCCTCTGCCAGACACTAGAGCAGCGAGCAAACCATTTTACCTGCAATGACTGTCATGTTTTTGTTATAATCCCCGGTACAGTCAGAGCCACAATTACGAAATGTGGCGTCTCGTTCAAGAATGAGACTTTGATTTTTCCACACTTATCAATGGAAGACCCACCACAAATGCCCTTCCTATTCAGCGGGGACTGGAGAAGTCAGTTGGGACTATACATCCTACAGCTagacagaaggcagcagagcctTTAG
- the PIGZ gene encoding GPI mannosyltransferase 4 isoform X1, with amino-acid sequence MRAVLPLRRLGPGRRARPLAGRGGRAGGRGGAGGDMRARRLWALLAALRAGWCLLPQAGYLHPDEFFQSPEVMAGDILNLQVYYPWEFLSSSPCRTVVFPLMTSGVTYWVIKSLQQLDICSSCITSYTLLVSPRFLFTIFSFILDYSVYQLAPLWEADPWKALVLLAGSYVTLVFYTRTFTNALEGLLFALLMVLVSSRKADGSLAEPTSSPLIGVITTAGFFNRPTFLAFALMPLLYWAGLIVDSQKSIKTVINHFLKLVLCACFTAIVFITADTFYFTSMGLNNLYSIKKSSLFDVIGHLNEKMIVTPFNFLSYNLNPRNLALHGSHPRVTHVTVNGIMLFGILHILAIVAGFKMLKKYIHQLIRVRFYYHGSSGLLVHSEGSPTLLLFYFVPLAFLSLFSHQEPRFLIPLILPLVLFSASQNRAMKWKHVIIIFNILGALLFGCLHQGGLIPCLFHLERLIHSPESSHHPGHYTLLFAHTYMPPRSLLNIKKRNTHIEVIDMAGSEEETLCQTLEQRANHFTCNDCHVFVIIPGTVRATITKCGVSFKNETLIFPHLSMEDPPQMPFLFSGDWRSQLGLYILQLDRRQQSL; translated from the exons ATGCGCGCCGTGCTCCCGCTGCGGCGGCTGGGCCCGGGCCGGCGGGCGCGCCCcctggcggggcggggggggcgggcgggcgggcgcggcggggccggtggCGACATGCGGGCCCGGCGGCTgtgggcgctgctggccgcGCTGCGGGCGGGCTGGTGCCTGCTGCCGCAGGCCGGCTACCTGCACCCCGACGAGTTCTTCCAGTCACCCGAGGTGATGGCAG GAGATATTTTAAACCTACAGGTCTATTATCCTTGGGAgttcctttccagctctccttGCAGAACAGTTGTTTTCCCATTAATGACATCTGGAGTTACCTACTGGGTGATCAAGTCTTTGCAGCAGCTGGACATATGTTCAAGTTGCATCACCAGCTACACCCTTCTTGTATCACCTCGCTTTCTCTTTaccatcttttctttcatactTGACTACAGTGTTTATCAATTAGCTCCTCTCTGGGAAGCAGATCCATGGAAAGCTCTGGTACTTCTTGCTGGATCGTATGTCACACTGGTATTTTATACAAGAACGTTTACCAACGCGCTTGAAGGACTTCTCTTTGCTCTTCTCATGGTATTGGTTTCCTCAAGGAAGGCTGATGGCAGCTTGGCAGAGCCAACAAGCAGCCCTCTCATAGGTGTTATAACAACTGCTGGGTTTTTCAATAGGCCAACCTTTCTGGCATTTGCTCTAATGCCCCTGCTTTACTGGGCAGGTTTAATTGTTGATTCTCAAAAGAGCATTAAAACTGTCATAAACCACTTCTTGAAGCTTGTCCTATGCGCATGTTTTACTGCCATTGTTTTCATAACAGCCGACACCTTCTATTTTACCTCCATGGGCTTAAACAACCTCTACAGCATTAAAAAGAGCAGCCTATTTGATGTAATAGGtcatttaaatgagaaaatgatAGTAACTCCTTTCAATTTTCTCAGCTACAATCTTAATCCCCGTAATCTTGCACTGCACGGGAGTCACCCACGGGTTACACACGTTACAGTCAACGGAATAATGCTCTTTGGGATCTTACATATTCTGGCCAttgttgctggttttaaaatgttaaagaaatatATCCATCAATTAATACGGGTCAGATTTTATTACCATGGGTCATCTGGGCTATTGGTGCATTCTGAGGGCAGTCCAACAttactgctgttttattttgttcctttggcatttctctccctcttcagTCACCAAGAACCTCGTTTTCTCATTCCCCTCATCTTGCCATTAGTCCTGTTCAGTGCATCACAGAACAGAGCTATGAAGTGGAAACACgtcattattattttcaatattcttGGGGCTTTGCTGTTTGGGTGCTTACACCAGGGAGGACTGATACCATGTTTGTTTCACTTGGAGAGACTCATTCATTCTCCAGAGTCCTCACACCATCCAGGACACTATACTCTACTCTTTGCTCACACCTACATGCCTCCTAGGTCTCTGCTTAATATCAAGAAGAGAAACACGCATATAGAAGTCATTGATATGGCTGGGTCTGAAGAAGAAACCCTCTGCCAGACACTAGAGCAGCGAGCAAACCATTTTACCTGCAATGACTGTCATGTTTTTGTTATAATCCCCGGTACAGTCAGAGCCACAATTACGAAATGTGGCGTCTCGTTCAAGAATGAGACTTTGATTTTTCCACACTTATCAATGGAAGACCCACCACAAATGCCCTTCCTATTCAGCGGGGACTGGAGAAGTCAGTTGGGACTATACATCCTACAGCTagacagaaggcagcagagcctTTAG
- the MELTF gene encoding melanotransferrin isoform X3: protein MKSSRNVFYLLFFHAALSLERIRWCTVSEQELSKCNDMSKAFGGAGILPRLECTAGGSAANCTQMIKDGLADAVTLDGRLIYQAGKEHGLKPVVGEVYDQEIGTSYYAVAVVRKNSNITINSLKGVSSCHTGINRTAGWDVPVGYLIDSGRLAAMGCDLPKAVSDYFNASCIPGANGMKYPKSLCQLCKGDLAGQNKCEQNSQERYYGYSGAFRCLAEGAGQVAFVKHSTVPENTDGRSLSSWAQWLRSQDFELLCRNGNTADVMQWRTCHLARIPARAVVVRPDTDGTVVFHLLNQGQQRFNEVGTKFQMFDSAAYRAQNLLFRDSTTELVAITAQNYRAWLGDEYLHAMQALSCNPNTLPESLNWCVVSTEEIWKCGEMATAFREKNLKPAIQCVSAKTKEQCMELIQKKESDAVVLGGADIYTAGKTYGLVPAAGEGYSADDNSNAYYAVALVKRNLSNAFTINDLKGKKSCHTGLGRNAGWNIPIGILIKRGIIKTRACSDIPQAVSEFFSASCVPSAKQDHYPSKLCQLCIGDDSGNNKCSASSQERYYSYSGAFRCLAQDSGDVAFVKHSTVFENTDGKNTDSWAQNLKSSDFQLLCPNGARAEVTQFAECHLAQVPAQAIMVHPDTSVFALYGLLDKAQVYFGKSSNGNGFKMFDSSAFQGKDLIFKDSAVEIMPVKERRTYAEWLGSEYIASLEGMQTPECSGAARGTGFF, encoded by the exons ATGAAGAGCTCTAGAAATGTCTTctatcttcttttctttcatgctg CACTCAGCCTGGAACGTATCCGGTGGTGCACCGTCTCTGAGCAAGAACTTTCCAAGTGTAATGACATGAGTAAGGCCTTTGGTGGGGCTGGCATCCTTCCCCGTCTGGAGTGCACAGCAGGGGGGTCAGCTGCCAACTGCACCCAGATGATCAAG GATGGTTTGGCAGATGCGGTGACACTGGATGGCCGTTTGATTTACCAGGCTGGAAAGGAGCATGGTCTGAAACCTGTGGTTGGGGAAGTATATGATCAAG AGATTGGAACTTCCTATTATGCCGTGGCAGTGGTGAGGAAGAATTCCAACATCACCATCAACAGCTTGAAGGGAGTCAGTTCATGTCACACAGGCATCAATAGAACTGCAGGCTGGGATGTGCCAGTGGGTTATCTAATTGACAGTGGACGACTGGCAGCGATGGGATGTGACCTTCCAAAAG CTGTAAGCGACTATTTCAATGCAAGCTGTATTCCTGGAGCAAATGGCATGAAGTATCCCAAATCCCTCTGTCAGCTCTGCAAAGGGGATTTGGCTGGGCAGAACAAATGTGAACAAAATTCCCAAGAACGATACTATGGCTACAGTGGGGCTTTCAG GTGTCTGGCTGAAGGAGCAGGACAAGTCGCTTTCGTGAAGCACAGCACAGTGCCTGAAAACACAGACG GAAGAAGTCTTTCTTCATGGGCTCAGTGGCTTCGCTCCCAGGACTTTGAGCTTCTGTGCCGCAACGGCAACACAGCTGACGTGATGCAGTGGAGAACCTGCCACCTGGCCCGAATTCCCGCTCGTGCCGTGGTTGTGCGGCCTGATACAGACGGAACGGTTGTCTTCCACCTCCTGAACCAGGGACAA CAAAGATTTAATGAGGTAGGCACCAAGTTTCAGATGTTTGACTCTGCAGCCTACCGTGCCCAGAACCTTCTGTTCAGAGACTCCACCACAGAGCTCGTTGCAATCACAGCTCAGAATTACCGGGCATGGCTAGGTGATGAGTATCTTCATGCCATGCAAGCTCTGAGCTGCAACCCCAACA CATTGCCAGAAAGCCTGAACTGGTGTGTTGTATCCACTGAGGAGATTTGGAAATGTGGTGAAATGGCCACTGCCTTTAGGGAAAAGAATTTGAAACCAGCAATTCAGTGTGTTTCAGCCAAGACAAAGGAGCAGTGCATGGAGCTGATCCAG aaaaaggaaagtgatGCTGTAGTTCTGGGTGGAGCTGATATTTATACAGCTGGGAAGACATATGGCCTTGTaccagctgctggagaaggttACTCTG ctGATGACAACAGCAATGCATACTATGCTGTGGCATTAGTGAAGCGAAATCTGTCCAATGCATTCACCATCAATGACCTGAAAGGAAAGAAGTCCTGCCACACAGGACTGGGGAGAAATGCTGGATGGAATATCCCCATTGGTATTCTAATTAAGAGGGGCATTATTAAGACCAGAGCCTGTAGTGATATTCCTCAAG CTGTGAGTGAGTTTTTCTCTGCCAGCTGTGTGCCTTCAGCTAAGCAGGACCACTACCCATCAAAACTCTGTCAACTATGTATTGGAGATGATAGTGGAAACAATAAATGCAGTGCAAGTAGCCAAGAACGTTATTACAGCTACAGTGGAGCCTTCAG GTGCCTGGCACAGGACTCCGGGGATGTGGCCTTTGTGAAGCATTCAACAGTGTTTGAGAACACAGATG gtaaaaacACTGATAGTTGGGCCCAAAACTTGAAGTCCAGTGATTTCCAGTTACTGTGTCCAAATGGTGCCCGTGCTGAAGTCACCCAGTTTGCTGAGTGTCACCTGGCTCAGGTGCCAGCTCAGGCCATTATGGTTCACCCAGATACCAGTGTTTTTGCTCTATATGGACTACTGGACAAAGCCCAG gtctACTTTGGAAAGAGCAGCAATGGGAATGGATTCAAAATGTTTgattcttcagcttttcaaggaaaagaCTTAATCTTTAAGGATTCTGCTGTTGAGATCATGCCAGTAAAAGAGAGGAGGACATATGCAGAATGGCTGGGGAGTGAATATATTGCGTCCCTTGAAGGGATGCAAACACCAGAGTGCTCTGGGGCAG CTAGGGGAACTGGTTTCTTCTGA
- the MELTF gene encoding melanotransferrin isoform X2 yields MKSSRNVFYLLFFHAALSLERIRWCTVSEQELSKCNDMSKAFGGAGILPRLECTAGGSAANCTQMIKDGLADAVTLDGRLIYQAGKEHGLKPVVGEVYDQEIGTSYYAVAVVRKNSNITINSLKGVSSCHTGINRTAGWDVPVGYLIDSGRLAAMGCDLPKAVSDYFNASCIPGANGMKYPKSLCQLCKGDLAGQNKCEQNSQERYYGYSGAFRCLAEGAGQVAFVKHSTVPENTDGRSLSSWAQWLRSQDFELLCRNGNTADVMQWRTCHLARIPARAVVVRPDTDGTVVFHLLNQGQQRFNEVGTKFQMFDSAAYRAQNLLFRDSTTELVAITAQNYRAWLGDEYLHAMQALSCNPNTLPESLNWCVVSTEEIWKCGEMATAFREKNLKPAIQCVSAKTKEQCMELIQKKESDAVVLGGADIYTAGKTYGLVPAAGEGYSADDNSNAYYAVALVKRNLSNAFTINDLKGKKSCHTGLGRNAGWNIPIGILIKRGIIKTRACSDIPQAVSEFFSASCVPSAKQDHYPSKLCQLCIGDDSGNNKCSASSQERYYSYSGAFRCLAQDSGDVAFVKHSTVFENTDGKNTDSWAQNLKSSDFQLLCPNGARAEVTQFAECHLAQVPAQAIMVHPDTSVFALYGLLDKAQVYFGKSSNGNGFKMFDSSAFQGKDLIFKDSAVEIMPVKERRTYAEWLGSEYIASLEGMQTPECSGAAAITANVAVLLAGSVLLTAATAS; encoded by the exons ATGAAGAGCTCTAGAAATGTCTTctatcttcttttctttcatgctg CACTCAGCCTGGAACGTATCCGGTGGTGCACCGTCTCTGAGCAAGAACTTTCCAAGTGTAATGACATGAGTAAGGCCTTTGGTGGGGCTGGCATCCTTCCCCGTCTGGAGTGCACAGCAGGGGGGTCAGCTGCCAACTGCACCCAGATGATCAAG GATGGTTTGGCAGATGCGGTGACACTGGATGGCCGTTTGATTTACCAGGCTGGAAAGGAGCATGGTCTGAAACCTGTGGTTGGGGAAGTATATGATCAAG AGATTGGAACTTCCTATTATGCCGTGGCAGTGGTGAGGAAGAATTCCAACATCACCATCAACAGCTTGAAGGGAGTCAGTTCATGTCACACAGGCATCAATAGAACTGCAGGCTGGGATGTGCCAGTGGGTTATCTAATTGACAGTGGACGACTGGCAGCGATGGGATGTGACCTTCCAAAAG CTGTAAGCGACTATTTCAATGCAAGCTGTATTCCTGGAGCAAATGGCATGAAGTATCCCAAATCCCTCTGTCAGCTCTGCAAAGGGGATTTGGCTGGGCAGAACAAATGTGAACAAAATTCCCAAGAACGATACTATGGCTACAGTGGGGCTTTCAG GTGTCTGGCTGAAGGAGCAGGACAAGTCGCTTTCGTGAAGCACAGCACAGTGCCTGAAAACACAGACG GAAGAAGTCTTTCTTCATGGGCTCAGTGGCTTCGCTCCCAGGACTTTGAGCTTCTGTGCCGCAACGGCAACACAGCTGACGTGATGCAGTGGAGAACCTGCCACCTGGCCCGAATTCCCGCTCGTGCCGTGGTTGTGCGGCCTGATACAGACGGAACGGTTGTCTTCCACCTCCTGAACCAGGGACAA CAAAGATTTAATGAGGTAGGCACCAAGTTTCAGATGTTTGACTCTGCAGCCTACCGTGCCCAGAACCTTCTGTTCAGAGACTCCACCACAGAGCTCGTTGCAATCACAGCTCAGAATTACCGGGCATGGCTAGGTGATGAGTATCTTCATGCCATGCAAGCTCTGAGCTGCAACCCCAACA CATTGCCAGAAAGCCTGAACTGGTGTGTTGTATCCACTGAGGAGATTTGGAAATGTGGTGAAATGGCCACTGCCTTTAGGGAAAAGAATTTGAAACCAGCAATTCAGTGTGTTTCAGCCAAGACAAAGGAGCAGTGCATGGAGCTGATCCAG aaaaaggaaagtgatGCTGTAGTTCTGGGTGGAGCTGATATTTATACAGCTGGGAAGACATATGGCCTTGTaccagctgctggagaaggttACTCTG ctGATGACAACAGCAATGCATACTATGCTGTGGCATTAGTGAAGCGAAATCTGTCCAATGCATTCACCATCAATGACCTGAAAGGAAAGAAGTCCTGCCACACAGGACTGGGGAGAAATGCTGGATGGAATATCCCCATTGGTATTCTAATTAAGAGGGGCATTATTAAGACCAGAGCCTGTAGTGATATTCCTCAAG CTGTGAGTGAGTTTTTCTCTGCCAGCTGTGTGCCTTCAGCTAAGCAGGACCACTACCCATCAAAACTCTGTCAACTATGTATTGGAGATGATAGTGGAAACAATAAATGCAGTGCAAGTAGCCAAGAACGTTATTACAGCTACAGTGGAGCCTTCAG GTGCCTGGCACAGGACTCCGGGGATGTGGCCTTTGTGAAGCATTCAACAGTGTTTGAGAACACAGATG gtaaaaacACTGATAGTTGGGCCCAAAACTTGAAGTCCAGTGATTTCCAGTTACTGTGTCCAAATGGTGCCCGTGCTGAAGTCACCCAGTTTGCTGAGTGTCACCTGGCTCAGGTGCCAGCTCAGGCCATTATGGTTCACCCAGATACCAGTGTTTTTGCTCTATATGGACTACTGGACAAAGCCCAG gtctACTTTGGAAAGAGCAGCAATGGGAATGGATTCAAAATGTTTgattcttcagcttttcaaggaaaagaCTTAATCTTTAAGGATTCTGCTGTTGAGATCATGCCAGTAAAAGAGAGGAGGACATATGCAGAATGGCTGGGGAGTGAATATATTGCGTCCCTTGAAGGGATGCAAACACCAGAGTGCTCTGGGGCAG CTGCAATAACAGCAAATGTTGCcgtgctgctggcaggcagtgtCCTCCTGACCGCAGCTACCGCGTCATGA
- the MELTF gene encoding melanotransferrin isoform X1, with product MKSSRNVFYLLFFHAALSLERIRWCTVSEQELSKCNDMSKAFGGAGILPRLECTAGGSAANCTQMIKDGLADAVTLDGRLIYQAGKEHGLKPVVGEVYDQEIGTSYYAVAVVRKNSNITINSLKGVSSCHTGINRTAGWDVPVGYLIDSGRLAAMGCDLPKAVSDYFNASCIPGANGMKYPKSLCQLCKGDLAGQNKCEQNSQERYYGYSGAFRCLAEGAGQVAFVKHSTVPENTDGRSLSSWAQWLRSQDFELLCRNGNTADVMQWRTCHLARIPARAVVVRPDTDGTVVFHLLNQGQQRFNEVGTKFQMFDSAAYRAQNLLFRDSTTELVAITAQNYRAWLGDEYLHAMQALSCNPNTLPESLNWCVVSTEEIWKCGEMATAFREKNLKPAIQCVSAKTKEQCMELIQKKESDAVVLGGADIYTAGKTYGLVPAAGEGYSADDNSNAYYAVALVKRNLSNAFTINDLKGKKSCHTGLGRNAGWNIPIGILIKRGIIKTRACSDIPQAVSEFFSASCVPSAKQDHYPSKLCQLCIGDDSGNNKCSASSQERYYSYSGAFRCLAQDSGDVAFVKHSTVFENTDGKNTDSWAQNLKSSDFQLLCPNGARAEVTQFAECHLAQVPAQAIMVHPDTSVFALYGLLDKAQVYFGKSSNGNGFKMFDSSAFQGKDLIFKDSAVEIMPVKERRTYAEWLGSEYIASLEGMQTPECSGAGNKISQYLLVTAVIPLLILCQTQGLD from the exons ATGAAGAGCTCTAGAAATGTCTTctatcttcttttctttcatgctg CACTCAGCCTGGAACGTATCCGGTGGTGCACCGTCTCTGAGCAAGAACTTTCCAAGTGTAATGACATGAGTAAGGCCTTTGGTGGGGCTGGCATCCTTCCCCGTCTGGAGTGCACAGCAGGGGGGTCAGCTGCCAACTGCACCCAGATGATCAAG GATGGTTTGGCAGATGCGGTGACACTGGATGGCCGTTTGATTTACCAGGCTGGAAAGGAGCATGGTCTGAAACCTGTGGTTGGGGAAGTATATGATCAAG AGATTGGAACTTCCTATTATGCCGTGGCAGTGGTGAGGAAGAATTCCAACATCACCATCAACAGCTTGAAGGGAGTCAGTTCATGTCACACAGGCATCAATAGAACTGCAGGCTGGGATGTGCCAGTGGGTTATCTAATTGACAGTGGACGACTGGCAGCGATGGGATGTGACCTTCCAAAAG CTGTAAGCGACTATTTCAATGCAAGCTGTATTCCTGGAGCAAATGGCATGAAGTATCCCAAATCCCTCTGTCAGCTCTGCAAAGGGGATTTGGCTGGGCAGAACAAATGTGAACAAAATTCCCAAGAACGATACTATGGCTACAGTGGGGCTTTCAG GTGTCTGGCTGAAGGAGCAGGACAAGTCGCTTTCGTGAAGCACAGCACAGTGCCTGAAAACACAGACG GAAGAAGTCTTTCTTCATGGGCTCAGTGGCTTCGCTCCCAGGACTTTGAGCTTCTGTGCCGCAACGGCAACACAGCTGACGTGATGCAGTGGAGAACCTGCCACCTGGCCCGAATTCCCGCTCGTGCCGTGGTTGTGCGGCCTGATACAGACGGAACGGTTGTCTTCCACCTCCTGAACCAGGGACAA CAAAGATTTAATGAGGTAGGCACCAAGTTTCAGATGTTTGACTCTGCAGCCTACCGTGCCCAGAACCTTCTGTTCAGAGACTCCACCACAGAGCTCGTTGCAATCACAGCTCAGAATTACCGGGCATGGCTAGGTGATGAGTATCTTCATGCCATGCAAGCTCTGAGCTGCAACCCCAACA CATTGCCAGAAAGCCTGAACTGGTGTGTTGTATCCACTGAGGAGATTTGGAAATGTGGTGAAATGGCCACTGCCTTTAGGGAAAAGAATTTGAAACCAGCAATTCAGTGTGTTTCAGCCAAGACAAAGGAGCAGTGCATGGAGCTGATCCAG aaaaaggaaagtgatGCTGTAGTTCTGGGTGGAGCTGATATTTATACAGCTGGGAAGACATATGGCCTTGTaccagctgctggagaaggttACTCTG ctGATGACAACAGCAATGCATACTATGCTGTGGCATTAGTGAAGCGAAATCTGTCCAATGCATTCACCATCAATGACCTGAAAGGAAAGAAGTCCTGCCACACAGGACTGGGGAGAAATGCTGGATGGAATATCCCCATTGGTATTCTAATTAAGAGGGGCATTATTAAGACCAGAGCCTGTAGTGATATTCCTCAAG CTGTGAGTGAGTTTTTCTCTGCCAGCTGTGTGCCTTCAGCTAAGCAGGACCACTACCCATCAAAACTCTGTCAACTATGTATTGGAGATGATAGTGGAAACAATAAATGCAGTGCAAGTAGCCAAGAACGTTATTACAGCTACAGTGGAGCCTTCAG GTGCCTGGCACAGGACTCCGGGGATGTGGCCTTTGTGAAGCATTCAACAGTGTTTGAGAACACAGATG gtaaaaacACTGATAGTTGGGCCCAAAACTTGAAGTCCAGTGATTTCCAGTTACTGTGTCCAAATGGTGCCCGTGCTGAAGTCACCCAGTTTGCTGAGTGTCACCTGGCTCAGGTGCCAGCTCAGGCCATTATGGTTCACCCAGATACCAGTGTTTTTGCTCTATATGGACTACTGGACAAAGCCCAG gtctACTTTGGAAAGAGCAGCAATGGGAATGGATTCAAAATGTTTgattcttcagcttttcaaggaaaagaCTTAATCTTTAAGGATTCTGCTGTTGAGATCATGCCAGTAAAAGAGAGGAGGACATATGCAGAATGGCTGGGGAGTGAATATATTGCGTCCCTTGAAGGGATGCAAACACCAGAGTGCTCTGGGGCAGGTAATAAGATAAGCCAATACCTACTCGTGACTGCTGTCATTCCCCTTCTTATTTTATGTCAGACACAAGGCTTGGACTAG